The following are encoded in a window of Paenibacillus polymyxa genomic DNA:
- a CDS encoding tyrosine-type recombinase/integrase: MDYIQGFEAHLRSKDRSKNTVSCYIRDVLQFITWYQRKTEYGLDKWIELDGVEYKKYLQSTNQAILTINRKIASINVFAQWMHQQGYIKEEIHIEAVRNKVVRQYKGLAEKDLWKLRNEIHRMGNRMHICMIELLIGTGIRVSELVGIKLKDIEISERKGLLKVFGKGNSFRTIPLNKDVRKAITRYLEVRPHSESEYLCIGQRGALERNAINLILNKYGDRINVKVTPHMLRHTLGYKLVKTTPLTTIQQILGHDHVATTNIYTLTTQQDMAEALANIEW, from the coding sequence ATGGACTATATTCAAGGGTTTGAAGCACATTTACGGAGCAAGGATCGAAGCAAGAACACAGTTTCGTGCTACATCCGGGACGTGTTGCAGTTTATAACCTGGTATCAAAGGAAAACGGAATATGGACTGGACAAGTGGATTGAATTGGATGGCGTGGAGTACAAGAAATATCTGCAAAGCACCAATCAAGCGATACTCACCATCAACCGCAAGATTGCCAGTATCAACGTATTTGCTCAGTGGATGCACCAACAAGGATATATTAAGGAAGAAATACATATCGAAGCGGTAAGGAACAAGGTTGTTCGGCAATACAAAGGGTTAGCAGAAAAGGATTTGTGGAAGCTGCGGAATGAAATTCACCGTATGGGTAATCGGATGCACATTTGTATGATCGAATTATTGATTGGGACTGGCATACGAGTAAGCGAATTGGTTGGCATCAAGCTGAAGGATATTGAAATAAGCGAACGCAAAGGATTATTGAAGGTATTCGGCAAAGGAAACTCCTTCCGCACCATTCCATTAAATAAGGATGTGCGAAAAGCCATTACTCGGTATCTTGAAGTCAGACCACACAGTGAATCAGAATATCTATGTATTGGGCAGCGTGGAGCATTGGAACGAAATGCGATTAACCTGATTCTGAACAAATACGGGGATCGGATCAATGTAAAGGTCACACCACATATGCTCAGACATACACTTGGCTATAAGCTGGTGAAGACGACTCCTTTGACGACCATTCAGCAAATCCTTGGACATGATCACGTAGCAACAACCAATATCTATACCCTAACAACACAGCAGGATATGGCTGAAGCATTGGCAAATATCGAGTGGTGA
- the terL gene encoding phage terminase large subunit, whose translation MEKHFKPPKMKQLIKTFSFSELRKLIGEMDIEFFALAYFPKYFDRAFGKFHKELFTELRHMLANTGLITAFGLPREHGKSTISSFLFPLYATLYDKSQFTLIISATEQIALPFLDMIKDELETNQMLIEDFGIRKGSRWNNNEIWLKSKGGLDSCIMIRGIDGSLRGIHYKHHRPTLVLMDDLLKEDTARSEAKREQIKNTFTDVILPIGTRDTNILICGTILNEEDIMADLLKGKIPGVRSVRKAAVLQFSERDDLWSEWERMYNNLQDEDRINTALSFFMANEEEMLEGTKILWNEYLDYYYLMCKKQAMGEKSFYKELQNDPRSTDEYIFQNLMYWDRLPEFEDMEMAMYIDPAIKAGKKNDYSAISIIGQHRKTKQMYVVDGNIYKLLPDDLFHVAIEKLNLYPVDKLGFEVNQAQSYMKQKFEEELWKAKIHTPVESVHSKGQKHERIISLEPEVKKGHILFNADNLRYNHQVKDYNRNCTYDDAPDSLYGAVQLIQSVKSLIFYDRSLLF comes from the coding sequence ATGGAGAAGCATTTCAAGCCGCCCAAAATGAAACAACTGATCAAAACGTTCTCTTTCTCTGAACTACGTAAGCTTATTGGTGAGATGGATATTGAGTTTTTCGCTTTAGCCTATTTTCCTAAATACTTTGATCGAGCATTTGGCAAGTTTCACAAAGAGCTATTCACGGAATTAAGACATATGCTTGCGAATACAGGACTGATTACAGCTTTCGGACTCCCAAGGGAGCATGGAAAGTCAACGATCAGTTCTTTTTTATTTCCGCTGTATGCCACACTTTATGATAAATCACAGTTTACATTGATCATATCTGCCACAGAACAAATTGCATTGCCCTTCTTGGACATGATCAAAGATGAGCTGGAAACCAATCAGATGCTGATTGAGGATTTCGGGATTCGTAAAGGGAGCCGCTGGAACAACAATGAAATATGGCTGAAGAGTAAAGGTGGACTGGACTCCTGCATTATGATTCGTGGGATTGACGGTAGTCTGAGAGGTATTCACTATAAGCATCATCGCCCTACGCTGGTATTAATGGATGATTTGCTTAAGGAAGATACCGCACGATCCGAAGCCAAACGAGAACAAATTAAAAATACATTTACGGATGTCATCTTGCCTATTGGAACAAGGGATACGAATATTCTGATCTGTGGAACCATTTTGAATGAAGAAGATATCATGGCTGATCTGCTCAAGGGTAAAATTCCAGGTGTGCGAAGTGTTCGTAAGGCAGCCGTACTTCAATTTTCAGAACGGGATGATCTGTGGTCAGAGTGGGAACGAATGTATAATAACTTGCAAGACGAGGACAGGATCAATACGGCCTTGTCTTTTTTTATGGCGAATGAGGAGGAAATGCTGGAGGGTACGAAAATCCTATGGAACGAGTATTTGGACTATTATTATTTGATGTGCAAGAAGCAAGCTATGGGAGAAAAAAGTTTCTATAAAGAATTACAAAACGATCCGCGTTCAACCGATGAATACATATTTCAGAATCTCATGTATTGGGACAGGTTGCCTGAATTTGAGGATATGGAAATGGCCATGTACATTGATCCAGCCATTAAAGCCGGGAAGAAAAATGACTATTCGGCTATTTCAATTATTGGTCAGCACCGAAAGACAAAGCAGATGTATGTGGTGGATGGAAATATTTATAAACTGCTGCCGGATGATTTATTCCACGTGGCTATTGAAAAATTAAATCTTTATCCTGTAGATAAGCTGGGCTTTGAAGTGAATCAGGCACAAAGCTATATGAAGCAAAAGTTTGAAGAAGAGCTATGGAAAGCGAAGATACATACACCCGTGGAAAGTGTACATTCCAAGGGGCAGAAGCATGAACGTATTATTAGCTTGGAGCCGGAAGTGAAGAAGGGTCATATTCTATTCAATGCAGATAACCTTAGGTACAACCATCAGGTGAAGGATTACAATCGAAATTGTACATACGACGATGCGCCAGACAGTTTATATGGAGCAGTTCAATTGATTCAGTCGGTCAAGAGTCTGATATTTTATGATAGAAGCTTATTATTTTGA
- a CDS encoding cupin domain-containing protein has protein sequence MYRNSCYPYQWNTPMHDNWNNIRWSNNWNGHYYNGVNANGYPYKSTDYGQRPFVVNIDQATKQNNTYRTALWTGKHLQVTLMSINVGDDIGLEVHPTTDQFIRIEEGQGLVQMGESKDNLNFQAMACGGYAIMIPAGTWHNVTNTGNTPLKIYVIYAPPEHPYGTVHVTKADAMSAE, from the coding sequence TTGTACCGTAATTCATGCTATCCATATCAATGGAATACTCCAATGCATGACAATTGGAATAACATCCGTTGGAGTAATAATTGGAATGGTCATTATTATAATGGGGTCAACGCGAACGGGTATCCTTATAAATCAACAGATTATGGGCAAAGACCATTTGTAGTAAATATTGACCAAGCTACTAAGCAAAATAATACTTACCGCACCGCTTTGTGGACAGGGAAACACCTTCAAGTAACCCTGATGAGTATTAATGTTGGAGATGATATTGGCTTAGAAGTTCATCCCACAACAGATCAATTCATACGTATTGAAGAAGGTCAGGGACTTGTTCAGATGGGTGAAAGTAAAGATAATTTGAATTTTCAAGCGATGGCCTGTGGTGGGTATGCAATTATGATACCTGCTGGAACATGGCACAACGTTACCAATACGGGGAATACCCCGCTTAAAATATACGTCATCTATGCTCCGCCTGAGCATCCATATGGTACGGTTCATGTAACAAAAGCGGATGCCATGTCTGCTGAATAA
- a CDS encoding phage portal protein, whose translation MQITEQIILDCLNELHSTALVKQKYSDYYNGQHAIFKNYAMQESRSNQKLIFNFLRKFVDNEVGYLLGKPVNYVSKSDQDEAIHKIDVHMNHWDKEHNLQLRKQSEIFGESFELNYIDSDGQFSATVLSPLNAFVLEDGTAERNVLLGLHKFTRRFDKQVYLDVYTDHEILHYTIDSDDKGNQIKQDQATELKYIGKHNHIFGRVPLISCPANTERKSGFQDVISLFDAYNALNSDLVNEIADHRNAYLVIENAKLEAEDLLNMKKMGIIQVPAGGKVSWLTKEINDSFVKNELDNIERKIFDMMDQVNFNENWASNTSSLALRNKLLNLENRVAMREALMEKAIKQRVRNFFTFLHIKEGIQYDYRNIAVKFTRNLPTDLVGMADVIVKLQQVVSQETLLTLLPFVENPKLEFNKFHSEQQRLIATDKEVSNAE comes from the coding sequence TTGCAAATTACCGAACAAATCATATTAGATTGTCTAAATGAACTCCACTCAACTGCATTAGTTAAACAGAAATACTCAGACTACTACAATGGTCAGCATGCTATTTTCAAGAACTATGCCATGCAAGAAAGTCGAAGCAACCAAAAGCTCATTTTTAATTTCCTACGTAAGTTCGTAGATAACGAAGTGGGCTATCTGCTTGGAAAGCCAGTAAACTATGTGTCCAAGTCGGATCAGGATGAAGCCATACATAAAATAGATGTGCATATGAACCATTGGGATAAGGAGCATAATTTACAGCTTCGGAAACAATCCGAAATCTTCGGTGAGAGCTTCGAATTGAACTATATTGATTCGGATGGTCAGTTCTCAGCCACAGTATTATCTCCTTTGAATGCGTTTGTGTTAGAGGACGGAACAGCAGAACGAAATGTATTACTTGGCTTACATAAATTTACGAGAAGGTTTGATAAGCAGGTATATTTGGACGTGTATACCGATCATGAAATCCTACACTATACAATCGACAGTGATGATAAAGGCAATCAAATAAAGCAGGACCAAGCAACTGAATTGAAATATATCGGCAAACATAATCACATCTTTGGAAGAGTCCCGCTTATCTCCTGTCCAGCCAATACGGAGAGAAAAAGTGGCTTCCAGGATGTGATTTCTTTATTTGATGCCTACAATGCGTTGAATTCAGACTTGGTCAATGAAATCGCAGATCATCGCAACGCCTATCTCGTGATTGAGAATGCGAAGCTGGAAGCTGAAGATTTATTGAATATGAAGAAGATGGGCATTATTCAAGTTCCGGCTGGAGGAAAGGTAAGTTGGCTTACGAAGGAGATTAACGATTCTTTTGTGAAGAACGAGCTGGACAATATTGAACGCAAAATCTTCGACATGATGGATCAGGTCAACTTCAATGAAAACTGGGCCAGTAATACATCTTCCTTAGCGCTGCGAAACAAGCTGCTTAATCTGGAGAATCGAGTGGCGATGCGTGAAGCGTTGATGGAAAAAGCGATCAAGCAGCGGGTACGGAATTTCTTCACGTTTCTGCACATTAAAGAAGGCATTCAATATGATTACCGGAATATTGCGGTGAAGTTTACTCGTAATTTGCCGACAGACTTGGTTGGGATGGCTGATGTGATCGTTAAATTGCAGCAAGTGGTCTCACAGGAAACACTGCTAACACTGTTACCGTTTGTAGAGAATCCCAAGCTGGAATTCAATAAATTTCATTCGGAGCAGCAACGATTAATTGCTACGGATAAGGAGGTCTCAAATGCAGAATAA
- a CDS encoding DUF4355 domain-containing protein, translating into MNLEQIKQLIEENQTNEEWQTYLQGLNPYSVEGIEKFIQSNQQAKSWFDSTVDKRSTKSLETWKTNHLESAVDAEIKKRFPAKDEKEIEVEKLRAEVENMKLEKQRERLTSQAIKIASEKKLPLPLVDFFIGADEEGTTANLAMLEQSLQLAIQQQVEQRLKGDGYTPPAGSTNSTFTLDAIKGMSSNEINQHWDQVKQALQNKQ; encoded by the coding sequence ATGAATTTAGAACAAATAAAGCAGTTGATTGAAGAAAACCAAACGAATGAGGAATGGCAAACGTATCTTCAGGGTTTGAATCCGTATAGCGTAGAAGGGATAGAAAAATTCATTCAATCAAATCAGCAAGCAAAAAGTTGGTTCGATAGCACGGTGGACAAACGATCAACCAAATCGTTGGAAACGTGGAAGACCAATCATCTGGAGAGTGCAGTGGATGCTGAGATCAAGAAGCGATTCCCGGCTAAGGATGAGAAAGAAATCGAAGTTGAGAAGCTACGAGCTGAAGTCGAAAATATGAAGCTAGAGAAGCAACGTGAACGCTTAACCAGTCAAGCAATTAAAATTGCATCCGAAAAGAAACTTCCACTCCCGTTAGTGGATTTTTTTATTGGTGCAGATGAAGAAGGGACGACAGCGAATTTAGCAATGTTGGAACAATCGCTACAACTGGCTATCCAACAGCAAGTCGAGCAACGACTCAAAGGGGATGGCTATACTCCTCCGGCTGGTTCAACGAATAGCACATTTACATTGGATGCGATTAAAGGCATGTCGTCAAACGAGATCAATCAGCATTGGGATCAAGTCAAGCAAGCATTACAAAACAAACAATAA
- a CDS encoding P22 phage major capsid protein family protein gives MSVQNFIPTIWSARLNESLKKNLVYGNVVNTDYEGEIKGQGSTVKINSIGAITIGNYDKVAGIGNPQELDAMQKTLVIDQAKYFNFQVDDVDAAQANVNLLDGGIVEASYGLANVVDQYLAGFYTEVKAENTIGNDTTPIIPTSSKAYDLLIDLGVLLDENNVPESERFVVVPAWYYGLLLKDARFTKDPNIIRTGYVGDIDGMTVYKSNNVPNTTGAKYKLIAGHKSAISFAGQVDSVEAFRPEKQFSDAVKGLQVFGAKCIKPEALAVLTANKS, from the coding sequence ATGTCAGTACAAAATTTTATTCCTACGATTTGGAGCGCACGTTTAAATGAAAGTCTGAAAAAGAATTTGGTATATGGGAACGTGGTCAACACTGATTATGAAGGTGAGATTAAAGGTCAGGGTTCCACAGTGAAAATTAATTCCATTGGGGCAATAACGATTGGCAATTATGACAAGGTAGCTGGAATCGGGAATCCACAGGAACTAGATGCTATGCAAAAAACGTTGGTGATCGATCAGGCGAAGTATTTTAATTTTCAGGTGGATGATGTCGATGCTGCTCAAGCGAATGTAAATCTACTGGATGGTGGAATCGTGGAAGCTTCCTATGGACTCGCCAATGTAGTGGATCAGTATCTTGCTGGATTCTACACAGAGGTTAAAGCTGAGAATACAATTGGTAACGATACAACGCCTATAATTCCAACTTCTTCAAAGGCGTATGATTTACTGATTGATTTAGGCGTACTATTGGACGAAAATAATGTACCTGAATCGGAACGATTTGTTGTGGTTCCAGCATGGTATTATGGCTTGCTACTGAAAGATGCTCGTTTTACGAAAGACCCAAATATTATCCGCACAGGTTATGTGGGAGATATTGATGGCATGACCGTTTACAAATCCAACAATGTACCAAATACCACAGGAGCCAAGTATAAACTCATCGCAGGTCATAAGAGTGCGATTTCGTTTGCAGGTCAAGTAGATTCGGTTGAAGCCTTCAGACCAGAGAAGCAATTCTCGGATGCAGTGAAAGGGTTGCAAGTGTTTGGAGCCAAATGTATCAAGCCGGAAGCTCTCGCTGTACTCACAGCCAATAAGTCTTAA
- a CDS encoding phage head-tail connector protein, with product MSELMDLMKRLLGMEPTDKSKDDILIHYLNKARSNIYGYCNVATLPVEYDHVMVDYAVFLYKNRDSVGLINKQEGERSANYETGIPTSIRLALPLPKIKVGTD from the coding sequence ATGAGTGAGCTAATGGATTTGATGAAACGATTATTAGGCATGGAACCAACAGACAAATCCAAGGATGATATCCTGATCCATTATTTGAATAAAGCGAGGAGTAACATTTATGGCTATTGTAATGTGGCGACACTGCCTGTGGAATATGATCATGTCATGGTCGATTATGCGGTGTTTCTTTATAAGAATAGGGATTCGGTTGGACTTATAAATAAACAGGAGGGAGAGCGATCAGCTAACTATGAAACAGGCATTCCGACAAGTATTCGATTGGCTCTTCCTCTACCTAAAATCAAGGTCGGAACAGATTAA
- a CDS encoding Ig-like domain-containing protein, whose amino-acid sequence MTRSLEPMLDFFLREKGELVHINSVKQLALIRVATDTIQMTDEKIIRAATPLHTGDIVDYRDERYLITSQADQNEKSCRGRMKKCNQWLALNWDGQVKWFDAVVEARTFSTETGKVISMPEGNIIVRLQDNADTRGIRLSQRFYMTHQPFKIVGMDRILNGIILLSCTLDSINTAYDDVENNIADKWKYETAHTYSLHIHQGTIAHVPLNETIPLNVTATDNGNEIANPTITYTSSDPSIISVDQHGQVMGIALGQASITAKLTYHPTVLSTIEMRVVETGTHFYAITITGNSVLKTGQSVSYVSHIYDHGVEVFDQSVEWSLQNQDDSTPIMGSVTASTGNSVTIKARSSSGANNKALVLTVTLVSDPSMTIEKTISLKNLF is encoded by the coding sequence ATGACACGGAGCTTAGAGCCGATGCTTGATTTCTTCCTACGAGAGAAAGGCGAACTTGTGCATATTAACAGTGTAAAGCAGCTTGCTCTGATCCGGGTTGCGACAGATACCATTCAAATGACTGATGAAAAAATCATTCGAGCAGCAACACCTTTACATACAGGTGATATCGTTGATTATCGTGATGAACGATATTTAATTACCAGTCAAGCGGATCAAAATGAAAAGTCGTGTCGAGGCAGGATGAAAAAGTGTAATCAATGGCTAGCTTTAAACTGGGATGGACAAGTGAAATGGTTTGATGCTGTGGTAGAAGCCAGAACGTTTTCAACGGAAACAGGTAAAGTTATCTCCATGCCAGAGGGAAATATTATAGTTAGGCTACAAGACAATGCAGACACGAGGGGTATTAGATTAAGTCAACGATTTTATATGACTCATCAGCCGTTTAAAATAGTGGGAATGGATCGTATCCTAAATGGCATCATCCTGTTAAGCTGCACATTAGATAGCATAAATACAGCTTATGATGACGTGGAAAATAACATTGCGGACAAATGGAAGTACGAGACTGCTCACACATACTCATTACATATACATCAGGGGACGATAGCTCATGTACCTCTAAACGAAACAATACCGTTGAATGTAACTGCTACGGATAATGGGAATGAGATAGCCAATCCGACGATTACCTATACATCCAGTGATCCGAGTATAATTAGCGTAGACCAGCATGGACAGGTTATGGGCATTGCTTTGGGACAAGCAAGTATTACTGCGAAACTAACGTATCACCCAACAGTACTAAGTACCATTGAAATGAGAGTTGTCGAAACAGGAACACATTTCTATGCGATAACCATTACGGGCAATTCAGTTCTAAAAACAGGCCAAAGCGTCTCATACGTCAGTCATATCTATGATCATGGAGTGGAAGTGTTTGACCAGTCGGTAGAGTGGAGCCTACAGAATCAAGATGATTCAACTCCGATCATGGGGAGCGTAACTGCAAGTACAGGAAACAGTGTAACCATAAAAGCAAGAAGCAGTAGTGGAGCGAACAATAAAGCCCTTGTGTTGACTGTCACCTTAGTAAGTGATCCTAGCATGACCATAGAAAAGACCATTAGCCTTAAAAATTTATTTTGA
- a CDS encoding SHOCT domain-containing protein yields the protein MQRKSIDYLLSLSLLKQLRLQNVITEEEFREIDELNKKSFK from the coding sequence ATGCAACGAAAATCCATCGACTACCTACTCAGTCTGAGCCTATTAAAACAATTGAGATTACAAAATGTAATTACAGAAGAAGAGTTTAGAGAAATTGATGAGCTGAATAAAAAGTCTTTCAAGTAG
- a CDS encoding recombinase family protein — translation MAQAATTKKVVVVPIKTMDIVEGIQSIQKKKVAAYCRVSTDSEEQKESYTNQVNYYTQYIQNNLEWEMADIFADEGISGTNTKNRTHFNRMIQDARNGKLDLILVKSISRFARNTLDLLKYVRELKSLGVAVFFERENINTLDTTGEVLLTILSSLAQDESRNISENSRWGILRGFQNGKVFCNTTRFLGYDKDEHGELVINEPEAEIVRRIYEEYLEGKSYQAIARGLMRDHIKTVTGGDTWWDSSITLILTNEKYYGALLQQKTVTVDFLTHKRIKNKGQEQQYFIEDNHEPIVSKEIFEAVQKEKKRRAKLKGSVMGESKRYSSKYALSSKVCCGCCGAIFKRRTWNSNNPSKKVVWQCKTYVNEGKTACDAKSVDEQVLHSAFVRLFNRMYENKKRLIKTLKANIESVLSSRVEQEPLLNIEGQMQQLKSDLKELVNLKLRNQIDEIIYDEETNRLSSELNELRQQMLILEEEEDQKAKIKERVDEIIRVLISRQDILKQFDDNLFNALVEKITILSPAHFVFTLKSGMSIDEILD, via the coding sequence ATGGCCCAAGCCGCAACCACAAAAAAAGTCGTCGTCGTTCCCATTAAAACGATGGACATCGTAGAGGGAATTCAATCTATTCAAAAGAAGAAAGTCGCTGCCTATTGTCGGGTCAGTACAGATTCCGAGGAGCAAAAGGAGAGCTATACGAATCAGGTCAATTATTATACCCAATATATTCAAAACAACTTGGAATGGGAAATGGCGGATATTTTCGCAGATGAGGGCATCAGTGGAACCAACACCAAAAATAGAACGCATTTTAATCGGATGATACAGGATGCTCGAAACGGTAAACTGGATCTGATTCTGGTCAAGTCGATTTCGAGATTTGCTAGGAATACACTGGATTTATTGAAATATGTACGGGAACTTAAAAGTCTTGGAGTGGCTGTATTCTTTGAACGGGAGAATATTAATACACTGGATACCACAGGTGAAGTATTGCTGACCATCCTGAGTTCCCTTGCCCAAGACGAGAGTCGAAACATTTCTGAAAACAGTCGATGGGGCATATTACGAGGCTTCCAAAACGGCAAAGTCTTCTGCAACACCACTCGCTTCCTCGGCTATGATAAGGATGAACATGGTGAATTGGTGATTAACGAGCCAGAAGCAGAGATTGTGCGGCGCATATATGAGGAGTATCTAGAAGGAAAAAGCTATCAGGCGATAGCCAGAGGCTTGATGCGAGATCACATTAAAACAGTCACGGGTGGCGATACGTGGTGGGATTCCTCCATTACCTTAATTCTGACCAATGAGAAATATTACGGAGCCTTGCTTCAGCAAAAGACGGTAACCGTTGATTTTCTAACCCATAAACGGATCAAGAATAAGGGACAAGAGCAGCAATATTTTATAGAGGATAACCACGAACCGATTGTATCCAAAGAAATATTTGAAGCGGTGCAAAAAGAGAAGAAACGGAGAGCCAAGCTGAAAGGGAGTGTGATGGGGGAGAGTAAAAGATACTCCAGCAAATATGCACTGAGCAGTAAAGTATGTTGTGGATGCTGTGGAGCCATTTTTAAACGCCGAACCTGGAACAGCAATAACCCATCCAAAAAAGTGGTATGGCAGTGCAAAACGTATGTCAATGAGGGTAAAACAGCATGTGATGCCAAATCGGTTGATGAGCAAGTTTTACATTCCGCGTTTGTGCGATTGTTCAACCGGATGTATGAGAATAAGAAAAGATTGATTAAAACGCTGAAAGCCAATATTGAATCGGTACTTTCCAGCAGAGTAGAGCAAGAACCGCTATTGAACATCGAAGGACAGATGCAACAATTGAAATCCGACTTGAAGGAATTGGTGAATCTGAAGCTACGGAATCAGATTGACGAGATTATATATGATGAAGAGACGAACAGACTTTCCAGTGAGCTAAACGAGCTACGGCAACAGATGCTGATATTAGAGGAGGAAGAGGATCAGAAAGCAAAAATCAAGGAGCGAGTCGATGAAATCATTCGAGTACTAATCTCACGGCAAGATATACTAAAACAATTTGATGATAACCTATTCAATGCGTTGGTGGAGAAGATCACGATTCTCTCACCAGCGCATTTTGTTTTTACCTTGAAAAGTGGAATGAGCATAGACGAAATACTGGACTAA
- a CDS encoding SMI1/KNR4 family protein, whose protein sequence is MKTQNESIISPLPDSNLIMRVEENFEIKFPKDFIDFISKNNGAIPITRFFEYKSNRYVVDRFLCLLDNPGEHDKGMYDIKVVFSQLDERILSDGDITGAELVPFAALFAGDFICLDFSESKTDPVICIWYNEESDEYDPVTEKIADNVNSFLDMLEE, encoded by the coding sequence TTGAAAACACAGAATGAAAGTATAATTTCCCCTCTTCCAGATAGCAATTTAATTATGCGTGTGGAAGAGAATTTCGAAATTAAGTTTCCTAAAGATTTTATAGATTTTATATCAAAAAACAATGGTGCTATTCCAATAACTAGATTTTTTGAATATAAATCTAATAGGTATGTAGTTGATCGTTTTCTTTGTTTATTGGACAATCCAGGCGAACACGACAAAGGGATGTATGACATCAAGGTTGTTTTCAGTCAGTTAGATGAAAGAATACTTTCCGATGGAGACATAACAGGTGCTGAATTAGTACCATTTGCAGCCCTATTTGCAGGTGATTTCATTTGTCTAGATTTTAGCGAAAGTAAAACCGACCCAGTAATTTGTATTTGGTACAATGAGGAGTCAGACGAATATGATCCAGTTACAGAAAAAATCGCTGATAATGTAAATAGTTTTCTTGATATGTTAGAAGAATAA